The Solanum lycopersicum chromosome 6, SLM_r2.1 genome has a window encoding:
- the LOC101248019 gene encoding cation/H(+) antiporter 15-like yields the protein MPHYLPLLFQWVTLLKRGKMATEVVTSGNKTEENIVCYSPSMITTNGVWQGENPLDYALPLFLLQLTLVVVFTRILVFMLKPFRQPRVIAEILGGVILGPSVLGRSKKFTDTVFPLRSVMVLETMANIGLLYFVFLVGVEMDIAVIRRTGKRAIPIALAGMVVPFLIGISFSFMLHRSAHDTKQGTFVLFLGVALSVTAFPVLARILAELKLINSEIGRIAMSAALINDIFAWVLLAFAIAFSENKNMALTSVWVLLSSAAFVVFCIIIIRPLIGWMIKRTPEGESISEFFICIILSGVMISGFITDAIGMHSIFGAFIFGLVIPNGPLGLTLNEKLEDFISGILLPLFFAISGLKTEINAIDGVGSWAILALVIVLACVGKIAGTVIVTLYYRTPIHEGITLGLLMNAKGLIEMIVINIGKDQKVIDQKSFAIMVVAVVLMTAIIIPFVTLIYKPARKFAPYKRRTVQSTKPDSEFRVLTCIHTPRNVPTIINLLEASCPTKKSPICIYVLHLVELTGRSSAMLIVHNTRKSGRPALNRTQAQSDHIINAFENFEQHVGSVSVQPLTAISPYSTMHEDICTVAEDKRVAFLIIPFHKQLTVDGGMEITNPNFRTINQNVLANAPCSVGILVDRGLSGSTRLAANQVSHHVAVLFFGGPDDREALSYGLRMREHPGINLTVMRFLPGVPAHEEARSGSRRSNMNDPNVLTIVTDDDKEKQLDEDYVNAFRLRTANDDSVVYIEKVVNHGEETVAAIRTIDQSHDLFIVGRGQGTISPLTAGLTDWSECPELGAIGDLLASSDNAAIVSVLVVQQYVGMGHGDHILIPDSPGQQLHEHFNFGYTNNRTQIRGQPPQCHTQP from the exons ATGCCACATTATTTGCCTCTGTTATTCCAATG GGTAACATTATTGAAAAGAGGCAAAATGGCAACAGAGGTTGTAACGTCGGGAAATAAAACAGAGGAAAACATAGTATGTTATTCGCCATCGATGATAACAACAAATGGAGTATGGCAGGGTGAAAATCCACTTGATTATGCATTGCCACTCTTCCTTTTGCAATTGACATTAGTGGTTGTCTTTACTCGTATTCTCGTTTTCATGTTGAAACCATTTCGACAACCTCGTGTTATTGCTGAGATTCTT GGTGGTGTAATTTTGGGGCCATCGGTATTAGGAAGAAGTAAAAAATTTACTGATACAGTGTTTCCTCTACGAAGTGTGATGGTGCTTGAGACAATGGCAAATATAGGCCTTctttactttgtttttctgGTTGGAGTAGAAATGGACATTGCTGTTATCCGAAGAACAGGGAAAAGGGCGATACCTATAGCTCTAGCAGGGATGGTAGTGCCATTTCTTATAGGGATTTCATTTTCCTTCATGTTGCATAGAAGTGCACACGATACTAAACAGGGGACTTTCGTGCTCTTCCTTGGTGTTGCACTTTCTGTTACTGCATTTCCTGTTCTTGCACGAATTCTTGCGGAGCTAAAACTTATCAACAGTGAAATTGGTAGGATAGCCATGTCGGCTGCacttataaatgatattttcgCGTGGGTTCTCTTGGCGTTTGCCATTGCCTTTTCTGAGAACAAAAACATGGCTTTGACTTCTGTATGGGTACTTCTTTCTAGTGCAGCGTTTGTTGTTTTCTGCATTATAATTATCAGGCCTTTAATTGGATGGATGATAAAGCGAACTCCAGAAGGCGAATCCATCAGTGAgttttttatatgtatcattCTCTCAGGAGTCATGATAAGTGGATTTATAACAGATGCTATTGGAATGCATTCTATTTTTGGGGCTTTTATCTTTGGTTTGGTTATTCCTAACGGTCCCCTTGGCCTTACACTTAATGAAAAGTTAGAGGACTTTATTTCGGGGATTTTGTTGCCTCTTTTCTTTGCCATTAGTGGTCTCAAGACGGAGATTAACGCCATTGATGGAGTTGGTTCATGGGCCATATTAGCTCTGGTTATAGTCTTAGCTTGTGTTGGAAAGATTGCTGGAACAGTCATTGTAACACTGTATTACAGAACACCAATCCATGAAGGCATTACTCTTGGTCTCCTCATGAATGCCAAAGGACTCATTGAGATGATTGTGATCAATATTGGTAAAGATCAAAAGGTTATTGATCAGAAATCTTTTGCAATTATGGTTGTGGCAGTTGTGCTTATGACTGCAATTATCATCCCATTCGTGACGCTGATTTACAAGCCAGCAAGAAAGTTTGCACCATATAAAAGAAGAACAGTTCAAAGTACAAAACCAGATAGCGAATTTAGGGTACTGACTTGCATCCACACACCTAGAAATGTTCCAACAATCATCAATCTTCTTGAAGCATCTTGTCCTACTAAGAAATCTCCAATATGCATATATGTCCTACACCTTGTTGAGCTCACTGGACGCTCGTCTGCCATGCTAATCGTCCACAATACACGAAAATCTGGCAGGCCAGCACTTAACAGAACTCAAGCTCAATCGGATCATATTATCAATGCATTTGAGAACTTTGAGCAACATGTTGGTAGTGTCTCCGTGCAACCCCTCACTGCCATCTCCCCTTACTCCACCATGCACGAAGACATTTGCACCGTGGCTGAGGACAAACGAGTGGCGTTTCTAATCATTCCTTTTCACAAGCAGCTAACAGTTGATGGCGGAATGGAAATCACAAATCCAAATTTTCGAACGATAAACCAAAATGTATTAGCAAATGCACCTTGTTCTGTTGGGATACTTGTCGACAGAGGACTAAGTGGTTCCACAAGGTTAGCAGCAAATCAAGTTTCTCACCATGTGGCTGTACTATTCTTTGGTGGACCGGATGATCGTGAAGCATTGTCCTACGGATTGAGGATGAGGGAACATCCCGGGATCAACCTCACCGTCATGAGATTCCTCCCTGGAGTACCTGCACATGAAGAGGCAAGATCAGGTTCAAGAAGAAGTAATATGAATGATCCAAATGTACTAACAATAGTAACAGATGACGACAAAGAAAAACAGCTAGACGAGGACTATGTCAACGCGTTCAGGTTAAGAACAgctaatgatgattcagttgTATACATTGAAAAAGTAGTGAATCATGGAGAAGAGACAGTAGCAGCAATAAGGACTATAGATCAATCACATGACCTGTTCATAGTAGGCAGAGGACAAGGCACCATATCGCCGTTGACAGCAGGACTTACTGATTGGAGCGAGTGCCCGGAGCTAGGTGCAATTGGAGATCTATTAGCATCATCAGATAATGCAGCGATTGTTTCAGTGTTAGTGGTGCAACAATATGTAGGAATGGGGCATGGGGATCATATTCTCATACCAGACAGCCCCGGACAACAACTACATGAACATTTTAACTTTGGCTATACGAATAATCGAACACAAATAAGAGGACAACCACCTCAATGTCATACACAACCCTGA
- the LOC101254214 gene encoding 14 kDa proline-rich protein DC2.15 has translation MAKAIKSSSIALLFITLNLLFFTMVTSTYISCPPKTQHKNPPSTYHKCPKNTLKLKVCANLLNDLVHVVVGSPLLSSKSSCCSLIENLADVDAAVCLCTAIKANVLGAHLNAALSLSLLLNNCGKTAPKGFKCA, from the coding sequence ATGGCTAAGGCTATTAAATCATCATCCATTGCTCTTCTCTTCATCACTTTGAACCTTCTCTTCTTCACAATGGTTACTTCAACTTACATCTCATGTCCACCAAAGACTCAACACAAGAATCCTCCATCAACTTACCATAAATGCCCAAAGAACACACTTAAACTAAAGGTGTGTGCCAATTTATTGAATGACTTGGTGCATGTTGTTGTTGGAAGCCCATTATTGTCATCAAAGAGTTCATGTTGTTCTCTTATTGAGAATCTTGCTGATGTTGATGCTGCTGTTTGTCTTTGCACTGCCATTAAAGCTAATGTCTTGGGAGCTCACCTTAATGCTGCTCTTTCACTCAGCTTGTTGCTCAACAACTGTGGAAAGACTGCCCCTAAAGGTTTCAAATGCGCGTAA